A portion of the Drosophila sechellia strain sech25 chromosome 2R, ASM438219v1, whole genome shotgun sequence genome contains these proteins:
- the LOC6609654 gene encoding cytoplasmic phosphatidylinositol transfer protein 1 — protein MVLTKEYRVCMPLTVEEYKIGQLYMIARHSLEQSEEGEGVEVVENKPCEDPVHGKGQYTEKHIHLSSRLPYWIQAICPRVFYVIEKSWNYYPYTLTEYTCSFIPKLNVLIKTKYEDNNGSTENCLDLTEDELKVRTVDHLDIAFDEVSAKHYKKEEDPKFYKSEKTGRGPLIEGWRETDKPIMCSYKVVDASFEVWGLQTKVEDFIQRGIREILLLGHRQAFAWVDEWHGMTLEDVRAYERQKQAETNEKIHNTSGGANATAGEAAKEANDGDID, from the exons TACAAGATCGGGCAGCTTTATATGATAGCGCGCCACAGTCTGGAGCAATCGGAGGAAGGCGAGGGCGTTGAGGTGGTGGAGAACAAGCCCTGCGAGGATCCCGTTCACGGCAAGGGCCAGTACACGGAGAAGCATATTCACTTGTCCAG CCGACTGCCCTACTGGATCCAGGCCATTTGCCCCCGAGTCTTCTATGTGATAGAGAAATCATGGAACTACTATCCGTACACGCTAACAG AATACACG TGTTCCTTTATACCCAAACTAAATGTGCTCATCAAAACTAAGTACGAGGACAATAATGGCAGCACAGAAAAC TGTCTGGATCTAACTGAAGATGAGCTCAAAGTTCGAACTGTGGATCATTTGGACATAGCGTTCGATGAGGTCAGTGCCAAGCATTATAAGAAGGAAGAAGATCCCAAGTTCTACAAATCGGAAAAGACGG GCCGTGGTCCGCTGATTGAAGGATGGCGGGAAACGGACAAGCCCATTATGTGCTCCTACAAGGTGGTCGACGCCAGCTTTGAGGTATGGGGTCTGCAGACCAAAGTGGAGGACTTCATTCAGCGCGGAATTCGGGAGATTCTACTACTGGGACACCGGCAAGCTTTCGCATGGGTGGACGAATGGCATGGCATGACCCTGGAGGATGTTCGCGCCTACGAGCGTCAAAAGCAGGCCGAGACCAATGAGAAGATTCACAACACAAGTGGTGGCGCAAATGCGACGGCGGGGGAAGCTGCCAAAGAGGCAAATGATGGCGATATAGATTGA